A region of the Lycium barbarum isolate Lr01 chromosome 1, ASM1917538v2, whole genome shotgun sequence genome:
GCATATCTATGTAAAATATGCAGGCAGCATTTATTGCCTTTCAGAGGCTTCATTGAAATGTTCTTGAGTGCTTAACATATTGATCCTGTATGCAAATTGTTGTTTGGAAGAATAAAGCATATTCCGTGATTTATAGTGATTGGTTCCTACTTGAAAATCTTACTATACAAGATTAGATCCATTTACACAATGGACAGGGAAAATAAATTTGAAGGGAAGGAATAGTTGAAAACAAAATACAGGTTTTCACGTACTGAAATTGACAATGCTTGAGAAAACAGTGGGCGTTAATTCCGCACACTGATAACAGTGTAAAGCTACACTATCAGGTCTGATATGATAACTTGAAAGAAAGAATAATAACCCCTACAACCAATGAAATTTCATTGATAGTGTAAAAAATATTTAACTTGACTACTGTATATAACTAGTCTTCGTCATGAGTAGAAAGTGTCTGGTGGAAAAAGTGGAAAACAACATTATTTCTACTAACTGTTAGCCCAATTTATCAGTATTCTGTCTAGATCCCCCATCTCTTTGAAACATGTACCTGTTTTCCCAAAATTAATTGTATTAGCATGAAAAATCAATTTGAATTTGAATAACCCATTAAATTGAGCAAATCAACAAAGCTGGGAAAGTTGGTCAATGAATGGTAAATAATTAGGCCTACTTTTGAGTCTGGATTCCACTTCTGTAAGCAGTAATAAGAGCAAAGCTAATCATACCAAACTTTTGTTTTGGAAAAGCAAATAAGTAGAGAAGCAGATGtgataaacaaaaaaaattgtagaAAAAGCCCATGATTTATAAAGTTGGaaagcaaaaaaatatattacCATAAATGCCCTCACGCAGGATCGAACTACGGACCTTCAGTTTACAAGACTGACGCTCTACCACTGAGCCATAAGGGCTTGATGTTGTTGTGGCAGTGCCGGTTCTTTAGTTGATTAAAATTTAGGGAAAATGGACAACCTACACAAATTCTGACGAAAATAATTGAACTTATTATACACAAAATACGTCTAATTGAACTCTTCCCCTAGAAAAAAATAACATGTTCTAAAACTAGATTTGTTTATTTTGTTAAGCTTTGAACACTTATGAATCTTACTTCAAATTAGTGGCAGACCACCTCAATAATTCaacttactcataatcataatcTATAAAACGGTGGGGCATCTACTTGACATTAATGGTCCCACTTGCTAGTATGAATGTGGTGGTCTACCAATGTCCTTGCTTGGCAACAACCACCATAAAACTACACAACAATAAAAACTTTGTGATGACCTCAAAATTAGAATTGAAAGAGATTAAGGGGTCAAAATGCTAATAAATACAACTTTGTATTTTCTTGCCCATAGAGATAGAAGATGGTGATAGAGAGTATCCAAACTCACCCATATCTAGCCAATCTCATTCAAGCACTATATTTCCTTTGATGACATCTTTCTTTCACTCTCACTCATTTCTTATCTCATCCACCCCCCTCTCTCCCCCCTACCCCTTCACACCCCACCCCCTGCACCCCACTCTCCATATTCTTATATCTTAACCAAAATGCAGCACACTTTTTTTCAAGAATTCACTTCTCCCTTTAAAAAAAGAACTAGTCCTATCTCACCACTACTAAGCAAAATGGCAACTAATTCGTTCAAGTCCATTCATACACTAAGAAGAAGGCATTCTATAGATTGcccttattcttcttcttcctcttcttttttCCTTAAGCCAACAATTACCAAAAACCCCTCATCTTCAACTTCATTCTCCAATCACAACCTCATAACTTTCTCAGTTTCCAACACtacccctacctctaccaccacccctacccccaccacccccacccccaccactcCCTTCACTGTCCTAGAACAACATTTATCTGCCCAAGATTTCCGACAAGCTGACGAGGAAACTCGTCGTTTACTCATCGTTCTAGCCGGGGAAGCAGCCACTAAACGAGGTTACGTGTTCTTTTCCGAGGTTAAATTCATTAATGCATCCGACCTTAAAGAAATAGATTCTTTATGGAGAAAATACAGTGACAACAAGTTTGGTTACACTGTTCAAAAGAAGATATGGAACAAAGTGAACAGAGATTTCACTAGCTTCTTTATTAAAGTTAGATGGATGAAGAAACTGGAAATTACTGAAGTTGATCAGTATAATTATAGAGCTTTTCCTAATGAGTTTATTTGGGAGTTGAATGATGAAACACCTGAAGGGCATTTGCCATTAACGAATGCTTTAAGAGGAACACAATTGTTGAGTAGTATTCTTACTCATCCAGCTTTTGTTGAAGAGGGTGAAGAACAAGAAGAGAAAGGAGAAACTAGTAATTCTGGAGAAGATAAAGTGAGTGTAAAGAAAAAGGGATTATTTGGGGATTTAAGGAGTAAATTGTTTAGTAAACCAGATTACAGCTTTTgaattttgattaaaaaaaaaaaaaaagtttgtctaTTTGTGATGAGATAAGTACACTAAAGTAAAAATTATGTGAAAAGAAATGAATGATTAGGGCTTTTATATGTAATGTGTTTGTATTACATTTGCTCATTGACAGTGTTGATTGACTGAATATTCTTCATTGCTCTCATCTGGTCTTGGCACTTCATGTGTCGTGCTTTCTTTGCAAAAAAATATATGTAGTAATATATTACTTATCAACAACTGAATAAAGTTGAAAGAATGTTGGCTTGTATATACTTTTATATGAATGTTTTATGTTTTATTCTCGTCTGTTATCAGGCATGTAAACTACTAATGGCACTGCTTGTATTGCagggttgttacctattgtattgtgtCGTGAGTTTAAATATAttatttgttttgattgttaattttttttttttttggtatcgtATCCGTTAAACTCATGGTTCTGTAACGATGAAAAGTCTTATTTTGTTAACGACCGATTTGATGTGATTGTGTCGTTACCTTATTTTTTTCCTCATTTTCTCTTTACTTATTATCTAATAATTTTAATTTATCGTTTACCTAACTTTTTATAGTAGCTTTACCCCGCACTCTACTTTTGTTGTGGGTTTATCTTTCAAATTATTGATGCGTGACATTATGTAACGGGAAAATGGTATAACCTATTCAAACATTGTATTCATCAAAGCAATAGAGTAAAATATTACCAATAGATACAATCGATAGCAAAATTCGATTAATTCATGCTGGTTAGGGAAACTATAATGCCTCAACTGTTTTATTAGGTGAATACTAAAGAAAAATTTGTAATACAATTAATGAAAAAGGTTCAGATATACCTATAGTATTCAAAATAGGGGATATGTTTTTCTTTAATAATTTATTTCAGACATGCACTTGCCGCTAAATAGTTGGTCCAAGTTATACCATTAATTGAAGGGGAAAAAACATAAATAGCCACCTGTTACTTTTGATTACACCTCCTAACCTTAAACTTTTGTTCACAATAAATAGCCTTAAAAGTTATAGCCGCTTCAGTAAACCTAGTAAAAAAAGAAAGTTTTAACTAAAGCCATTAGCATTTCGTCCCCATTGATTTAGCTTTAATTATAGGAATACACTCTTACCAAATCTCTCTAGAAAAAACTTTTTCCTTTCTCTGCCATTGAAGATTTCTAATGTCTTTAAAACAGTTATTGGTGTGTTCTTTCATTTAGCAAAGAATAGTCTTCACTCAAAACAAGTGTTTCTGACATTTTTATTCCCTCTGCCAttgatatttaaattttttgtgtctttgaaaatcattttttcatTGGTGTCAAATTTGAACTTTTATGTTctttgaaaagcacttttaaTTGATGAAATGTGTAGTCAAATATGCAAAAATTTCACAGAtccttctctctttttttttttttttttttttttgaataaggcAAGATCAAGAGAAACAACTGAATTAAGAGAATACATACATTGtttatacactttatacaaggAATAAGCATTAGATAGCTGATGTATAATTATCATAtaaatatgtgtataattaatgTATTTATTGATTATATGTGTATAACTAACGTATATACTAATTATACGCTTCTTATACATTCAAAATgtaccagaaaaaaaaaagagaaaatataaGTTGACAATGAACCAATATAGAGAAGCAGCGAGAAAACTTCGCAATATTCAGGGGTATACATTAACTATACATCAAATATGCATCCATTAGTTATATATCAAATAATATACATCGATTGTACATCAAATATGCATACATTGATAATACATAAAATGGTACCCGTCACTACCCATGAAGATCTTGTTTAAAAAGAGTCCTCAAACTTTGTATAAATTTTTGATTGATTTAGTTGATGAACGGTCTATGTTGAAAATTTAAGAAGGattataataaagaaaaaaaaaacgagtaAATTGATAGAACAAAGAAGCCCGTTTAGATGGATTAGAATGGGAACAAAAGAAACTCATTTTCGATGGGTATCTTAACATAATCCCTAAAATTATGTTAATTTAAAATTTAACATTCCTATAATTTCTCCTACTACTAAAATGGCTAAAACCAGAAAACAGGGTGTGGAAATTGATTAAAAtgggttaaaaaaataaaatagggtTATTTTGAGTTTAAAATCAATATGGCCCGCTAATCAAGTAAATTATCCTTAATTGAACTTAAACCTCCAATTAACCCGATCAACATATTAATAAGCGAAAAAAGTCCAAATATATCAATAAAGTATACGAAATTGAGCAGATATGCCACTCACAAGTCACAATATATGAAAAAACAAATTGTCTTAAAAATGGTCTttacaaaattaattaaaataataatttaaaggaCAAATTAGGTATATAATTCATATTTGCATTATTAATAATTAGGTTAAAAGGGTTATagcaaataaaattaaaataagaaagacatgcataatatatcataaatcacaaaaaaaaaaaaaaaaagagtaagtgTTACAAAGCCAAATTTGAGGGGAGATATATGTACTTATctctttaaatttttttttggctGCAATGACTTTGTTAAAAACAAATCTACTTTGAATGACCTTGTCAATAcaaaattaatactccctccgtcccataataaatgttactttagctaaaaaaaattgtcccaaaataagtgtcaccttatgAAACCAAGATATAAATTGACCAGTTTTTCCAATActacccttagacaataaagtaacatctaaatgatgattgaaaaaagTCACATtataacttggtattgttgaatTTCCAttgtcaaaaggtttacttcttgtgcatgctctaatcaaaaggtaaaagtaatttatttttattatataggggtaatttggtaaacttcacattgcattattgatttcttaatatgcgtgtttttgacTAAGATAATACctattatgagacggagggagtaatatattaGTAGTAAGTTGTTCACTCTTTGAAAAGCATTTTTACTCTTGATAAGCGACCAATACAATTTACTATACGGGAAACAAGAAATTATATGATTACTCTGTTTAACAAAAAGTAGCTTTGTACTATATGGTGACCCGTCCAGTTGGACTGTTATTGTAGACAATTACAAAATACCTCTGGCATCATGACAAAGATAATAAATTAATTTGGCAAAGTTGAAATCCGTATCCCTTTGTATTTTTCTTCGCTTATTCATTCCGTTAACTTGTATTTTTTTAAGCTTTGAGGTGTTGGGAATAGATCTTTGTTTGGACATTGTTTAAAATCACTAcaaagatttaaacaagtaaCACTTCTTTCATGTATGTTTTTTTGGTACGGTACGTCTCCAAGCAAGTGAAATAAAACAATCTTTCAAAATCAAATAATGGGAGCATATATATCAAAAACGCTTACATTAGAAGTATGAAATATTGGTGATCATTCTCGCATTTGCTCCTTGGAGTAAATCAATTTCTTTTATTGTTCAAATCAGCTCTAGAGGAGGCTCTCCCCTTGTGCATTAAGGGTTATTTGGTGAATTCATCTTGAAATTCAAGGGAGAATTGGATCAATGAGAAGCTATCAAAGTTGATCTGTTGAAAGACATCACTGACTTATGCCTACATTTGGAGTGGTAAATTTCCTCATAATTCCTAaactgttataaaataaaaactatgaaataaatacatagaagaaatatgtagagagaatatcagattatatttttccttcactttcacttctacATATGGCCTTTATTTATAGAAGAAAATAAGTAGCTTAATGGCTAAGTAACTTAATGGTTAAGTAGCTTAATGGCTAAGCAACTTAATGGCTAAGCCATTTAGGTGGCTAAGTAACTTAATGGACAAACAtactcataacactcccccttggatgtccattaatttgatgatgtgcctcgttaaaaccttattaggaaaaaccctgtgggaaaaagcctcaatgaaggaaaaagagtgcacatatctagtaatacactttgagagctgcctcattaaaaaccttatcaagaaaacccaatgggacaaaacttggttaaggaaaaaaaaaagtacaacgcgcatttcactccccctgacgaagaccaagattcagatgtcggagtctttgcattccaatcttgaatatcatcttctcaacagttgaagttggcaaagatttagtgaacaaatctgcaagattgtcacttgaacggatttgttgcacatcaatatcacaattcttctggagatcatgtgtgaaaaataactttggtgaaatgtgtttcgttctatctccttttatgaaacctccttttaattgagctatgcatgcagcattatcttcatataatactgtgggtatttttgtatcacacttcaagccacatctttctctgatgaaatgtatcactgatctcaaccacacacattctctacttgcttcatgaatagcgattatctcagcatgatttgaagaagtagcaacaatggactgcttggtcgatcgccatgatatagcagtacctccgcatgtaaacagatagcccgtttgagatcgagttttatatggatcagataaataacccgcatctgcataaccaattagatctgtactacctttgttagtataaaacagacccatatcgctagttcccttcagatatcacaatatatgcttaatcccgttccaatgcctccgtgtaggagaagagctatatcttgctagcaaattaacagaaaatgctatgtcaggtcttgtagcattagcaagatacataagtgcacctattgcactaagatatggtacttcaggaccaagtagctcttcgttttcttcctggggtcggaacggatctttgcttacttcaagtgagcgaacaaccataggagtacttaaaggatgcgcattgtccatgtaaaatcgttttaaaactttctcagtataggcagattgatggataaagatccctttagcgaaatgttcaatttgcagaccaagacagagttttgtctttccgagatctttcatctcaaattctttcttcaaatatttaatcgccttttggagctcttctggagttccaatgagatttatgtcatcaacataaacaacaagtatagtgaaccctgattttgttttcttaataaaaacacatggacaaatggcgtcatttatatatccttcatttatcaagtactcacttaggcgattataccacatacgcctTGATTGTTTTAAatcatataatgatctttgtaatctgattgaatacatttcccgagactttaaaccaaatgcttcaggcattttatatccttcaggaattttcatataaatttcattatcaagtgagccataaagataagctgtaaccacatccatcagatgtatttcaagggtttcatagacagctaaaccgatgaggtatcgaaatgttatagcatccataactggtgaatatgtttcttcatagtcgacgccgggtctttgagagaatccttgtgcaacaaggcgtgctttgtatcgcacaatttcatttctctcatttcttttccgtacaaagactcatttgtgaccaactggttttacaccattaggcgtttggactacaggtccaaaaacctcacgtttagcaagtgaattcaattctgattgaattgcttcttgccattttggccaatcatatcttcgtcgacattcttcgacagattgaggttcctgatcctcactgccttttataatatttagtgcaacattatatgcaaaaacactattcaccacaattttTGAACGATTCAAGTTGCCCTCATCACCAGTAAAACTTAATGATAGTTATTTACTCACTGGagtctcgggtttgctgatttcttcaggaatatcataattaatcagatcttgaatctcttcatgagatcctttcatagtgtcattctgatcattatttgtatttctttttctaggatttttatccttggagcccaatggcctaccacgcttcaggcgtggatgagattcagaggctatgacactagtagattgtccctttgaaacatcaattcgaataggcacattctctgcagggacatgcgacttagttattcttttcaaatcagtaaatccgtctggcatttgatttgctattttctgtaagtggatgatcttctggatctcctgctcacatataggggtacgtggatcaaaacgagatagtgatggaactctccacgcaatttctcttttgatttcttttctctctccccctaattgtggaatatttgtttcatcaaatcgacaatctgcaaatcgggcagtgaataaatctcctgtcaatggctcaagatagcgaataatggagggtgattcaaacccaacatatattcctaaccttctttgggggcacATCTTAATGCGCTGTGGTgctgctacaggcacatatacagcacagccaaagattcggagatgagcaatatttggtttatgaccaaatactaattgtgacggggagtatttattataatgagtcggtctaagacgaataagagatgctgcatgtaaaatagcatgaccccagacagttgtaggcaaccgtgttttcataagtaatggtcttgctatcaattgcacacgcttaataaatgactcagcaaggccattttgggtatgaacatgtgctacaggatgttcaacctttatcccaactgataaacaataatcatcaaaagcttgggatgtaaattctccaacattatcaagacgtatagcATTTATAGGATAATCTCGGAattgtgcccttaagcgtattatttgtgccaataatttcgcaaacgccaggttgcgagacgatatgaggcacacatgagaccatctcgaagacgcatctattagaaccataaaatatctgaatgacccacaagatgggtgaataggtccacatatgtccccatgtatacgatctagaaaagcaggggattcaatgtcaactttcatttgtGATGGTctggttatcaatttgccctgatgacaagcgacacatgaaaattcactactttcaagaatcttcaggttcttaagtggatgcccttttgaattttcaataattcgtctcatcattattgatccaggatgacccattcggtcatgccaaagcacaaaagttcctgaatcgttaaacttctggtttacgattgagtgtgcttccattgtactaatttctgcatagtacaggccagaagacaaagttggtaatttctccaaaacatatttctggccggagacattctttgtaatgataagatattcatcatttgtttcatttaatgtctcgacgtgatacccattacggcggatatctttgaaactcaacaagtttcttggggatctaaaagagaataatgcatcttctataacaagttttgtacccttaggtagaaatatagtagctcttccggagccttcaattaatttcgaattgccagaaattgtattaatatttctcCTTTTCTACGCAAgtaagaaaagtatttctcatctttgaatatagcatgcgttgttccactatcaatcacacaaatatcttcatgattggtcattgatccaaataatatttgaggattttccatatattcttcaaaacgaaagaataggcaaagtaaacatcgaagtagatattttgattagacaaagtattacacacactttattacatatatatggaaacataaccacattagctaatacaaacgacatgtatgaaatatctaagttaatacagatccatcaccgatcagatgatctattttcccttcagggagttcaaagaaatctgccacttctagatgcatgggctcaacattatcttcagaaataaaatttgcttcgacatcattttctgcctttttgagggaggcttgatacaGCTCAAC
Encoded here:
- the LOC132603182 gene encoding tetrapyrrole-binding protein, chloroplastic, whose protein sequence is MATNSFKSIHTLRRRHSIDCPYSSSSSSFFLKPTITKNPSSSTSFSNHNLITFSVSNTTPTSTTTPTPTTPTPTTPFTVLEQHLSAQDFRQADEETRRLLIVLAGEAATKRGYVFFSEVKFINASDLKEIDSLWRKYSDNKFGYTVQKKIWNKVNRDFTSFFIKVRWMKKLEITEVDQYNYRAFPNEFIWELNDETPEGHLPLTNALRGTQLLSSILTHPAFVEEGEEQEEKGETSNSGEDKVSVKKKGLFGDLRSKLFSKPDYSF